In the genome of Pungitius pungitius chromosome 5, fPunPun2.1, whole genome shotgun sequence, the window CAATGTTgtgcatctcacacacacacacacacacacacggttagaCAAGTTTTTTTATTATAGAGAAAGCTGATTGGTCAGCTGAAGGGAACAAAGGCCAAACATCCAGTCATGTGATCAAAACAGTCCAATAAAAGGGGAGcatggtttccatggcaacaaggGAAAGCTTCATGGTTAAAGTGACAGTGACACCACTAGCAGTGTTAGCATTACTCATTCAAACCAAGAGGCTGAGTTAGCATGGAGCTAGCTGCTGTTGAACTGCTCACTAATGGTGTTCATGTTTGCATAGATGTGAATGGGACAATAGTGCAAGAAGCCCCACATGAAGCACTGGACTCTCAGATTGTAGTCTTTATCTTTAGTGAATATGAAGCTTTGTGAAGAAACGTTTTCAAATTCCTTTGATTATCATTACACTTATGATTTGTGGGAGGGGCTCTAACTTCCATGCACCTCCCTAGAAggtggggaaggaggagaagaggtgcTGCAGTGAGCTGTTTGACAGCTTGGGGGCGTTAgagcacatttgttttttttcttctttgacaTCAGAGACATCTGATGTCTGGACTGAGGCAGGAAGAACATGCAGGTTCCACCCACAAAGGGGCTCGTGGGTCCATAGGTAACCAAGGTAACCAATGTAACCAGCACACCACCGGTCCTGTGAGTCCGTCTGTTCCATTTCTAAAGGACTAATTTCCCCGATAAGCAACACGTTTGAGGGtagggtgtgtgagtgtgtttaagGTCTTTGGCACTATTTAAACTCTTTGTTATCACTAAATAGTCTCCTGATAATCTTTGATACCTGGTTCCTCCAAACTCACCTCAGCATGCAGACATCTCACAGGGGTTCATACCAGGGCTGTCAACACATATTCTAGATTCGAATAAttgttcaaatgtgaaaatattttaatgtaaaaaacagCATCAGCGGCTGTACGGACTTTAAATTGCATGAATAATCTAATAGATTAGATCACACAAAACTCTGCATTTGTTCATTGTTGTTGTCACTGGCCATGAGTTCATTTACTCCTTTTTGTGTAGGTAATACGTTGTTAAATGACCTATACAAGATGTTGTGTCTCGTTGTATTCATTTGTCCTGTTATCGACACACAACCTGAGGAAAGACGCTGCAGGATCAGACCTTCAGTCTGGGCCAGACGTAGCAACCAGATGCTCAAATATATTccaatatgtgtgtttttaagtgaTATTCAAACGgcatttttgagcaattttgacagccctagtgcAAAAGTGAGACGCTATTTCAAACTTGATTGGTCCACACAATGTGACCAATCAGCAGCTCTCTGTGcgtgtggaggaagaggaatccAAACATCTCATCTAACCTGTTCTGTTAACGTCCTAATAAGGTGTCGTCCCCTCCCACTCCAGCAGGTACTGGACTGTCCCCTGAGGAGTGATGCGGCGAGCCAACACCTGGTACGTCTCCCCGTTGGTCAGTCTGCCCGCTACTCCAAAataagaggagatggaggagtggAGGTGGGCGGAGTCAGATGGGATCTGGGTCgggtcagacaggaagtgggagGAGTCTGTGGTCAAGTGGGTAAGAGCTTCTTGGTCTTCAAGCATCCCAGGAGGCTCCTCCCCTCTaagctcctcccctccctcgctgCGACTGGCCCAGTGTCTGTAGCTGTTGCTAGGCAACTTCCTTTTCCGGCTGCCAACCTTCCTtctgaggacacagaggaaaGAGGTATGAAGAAgaaagatgatgatggtggaggaTGAGAATGAAGATGAGGATAAAGATAAAGGATGAAGAACGAGCAGGAAGAATCAGAATCAGCCCTTTTGGTCATTAGTATTTAACTAAAATGGAAAAAcggacaatatttattgtcacgtaacaaagaagTGAACAAACATGTATGACTGAAAATATAAACAATGTTAGTTAGTTAGCTCCAGTAAACACAATAAAGGTGAAGCAGGTGGTTACCTGAAGTGATAGGAGGCGCTGGTTGTAGCAGAACCTGAAGTGGAGGCATCAGTGGAGTCCTGATCAATACTGACTGATGGGCTGGAGCCACTGAACCAGAACAAAATCAACTGATATTCACACTGATGGATTATGGCTTTGTGTACTGGTGGATTATTGTTCCATGTCTCACCTTTTGAGGCTCTGGAGCTCATCTAGGGTGAAGTCAAAGATGTTTGCCATGTGATGGTTGGAGATCCAACTGCAGGACAGTTTgttctagacacacacacatactttagTGCTTTGGATCTACTTctttactatttattttttagacttAAGTCTTACATTCGGAATCGCATCTTCTAGGAGCCACTTggacttcttcttcctcttctctgcagaagcactgaaaacacacacacacttaaaggaCTACACAGTGGACTCCCTGGTGGTCTTAGGACTACACAGTGGACTACCTGGTGGTCTTAGGACTGCACAGTGGACTACCTGGTGGTCTTAGGACTGCACAGTGGACTACCTGGTGGTCTTAGGACTGCACAGTGGACTACCTGGTGGTCTTAGGACTGCACAGTGGACTCCCTGGTGGTCTTAGGACTACACAGTGGACTACCTGGTGGTCTTAGGACTACACAGTGGACTACCTGGTGGTCTTAGGACTACACAGTGGACTCCCTGGTGGTCTTAGGACTACACAGTGGACTACCTGGTGGTCTTAGGACTACACAGTGGACTACCTGGTGGTCTTAGGACTACACAGTGGACTCCCTGGTGGTCTTAGGACTGCACAGTGGACTACCTGGTGGTCTTAGGACTACACAGTGGACTACCTGGTGGTCTTAGGACTACACAGTGGACTACCTGGTGGTCTTAGGACTACACAGTGGACTACCTGGTGGTCTTAGGACTACACAGTGGACTACCTGGTGGTCTTAGGACTACACAGTGGACTACCTGGTGGTCTTAGGACTACACAGTGGACTACCTGGTGGTCTTAGGACTACACAGTGGACTACCTGGTGGACTACCTACCTGTTTCTGATGGGGCATTTCTTTTGCCCCAACCCTGCGTCACTCTGAGAGCGCTCAGGAAACAGTTTggagggggggtttggagggaCTCTGGTCCTCAGGCGGAAGATGCATTTCCTCTTCTTGATCTCTTTTCCACACAGaaacctcaacacacacacacacaaccgtcaATACACATGATCATATGTATTGACGGTGATGGTAGAAGCTGTAGAAAGTATGGTTTTGGTCTTACTTGCTCTTGTATTTATTCAGAGCATCCAGCAGGTGCTGCCCCCTCTCTGACGGAGGAGTGTGGGACAGCTAAAAGACAGACAGGAGGGTTAAGATCAGGCTTGTTGGGTCCCGTTTAGTCCGGTCCAGGTTGGTTCTGGTACCTTTCCGAGCTGTAGGGCTTCCCAGCTTGCAGACACTAAGGTGAGGATCTCGTCCAGCTCAAAGTATTTCTTCTTGCTGCTTACTGACAGGTTGTAGAGGACCAGGTGAACCAGATCCACCCAGCGCAGAGAAAGACGACGGACATACTCTGATCCTTTATTACAGACCGAACACAGGAAGAGGTagaacctgaggaggaggaggaggaggaggaggtcactgTTTCACTACAGACGGAGGAGGACGTAAGAGGTCACGGTCTCACTACAATCAGAGGAGCCTCCTCACCTATCTCCAAACATCATAGAGTCCTGCAGACACTGAGTGCAGGCTTCATGGAACCACTGCTGACATCTGAAACACTGCAGCATCTTCAGGTACCACCTGTAGACGAAACACAGGTGagtctgtgatgtcacagtgagtGTGAGAGGCTCTCATAGGTCAGTCTTACTCTCCAGGGCCTCCACAGTAACAGTAACACTGTTGGTGATTGGTCCGGTGCTGAGAGTCCCAGTCCAGAGAGTCCAGGTCGTAGGGTAACACCTGCTTCATGGCTGACAGAGCTTTCGCTATTGGTCCTTTCTTTAGAGCGCCACCTTtctgaggagacagacaggtcaTCAAACAGGGAGAGAGGTAGTCAGACAGGTACACAGATACCCAGCCAGAGACACACAGGTGTTCAAAcaaggagacagagggggaatAAGACAGACAGGTAGTGACACAGGAAGAGAAGTAGCCACACAGGTAAACAAGGCATAGACAAAGACAGGTGGTCAGACATGACGTCagagagaagacaaagacagcagcacagagtgaaacagagacagacaggtagtaAGAGCGATGGAAGGACCTAAAGACAGACTGGTAGATGTTTTATACCCGAACAGCCAGAGCGAAGACACAGCGTCTACAGAACCAAGGACTGAGACTAATGCTGCCCTCTACAGGAGGGAGGTGGCACTGCTGGTGGAAACCTGGGGAGACAcgttagtattagtattattattagggctgtcaatagattattAGATAAAAATTAACTATTAATTTTTACTTACTTTATAAAGCCTGTATTTtatacactgttgtttaattgaattttaaacacaaaactacacacatttgatggtcttggaggtggaacatgttgaactagcaactcttcctgatgtcctcgtgcactttgctctcagcgTGCAAACAACACCCCACATTCAACAGGACGTTTTACAGGTGTTTGACAGACACAGTGGAGTCCTCTGCAGACGGagcagggtaacgttagatgtttagatgaagtagcctagcagctagcggtgcgtaaagtggtccgtttgccacttcGTCCCCTTCTGCAGTTTCAGCCAGTTTAGTTTCAGGGGTCAACGTTTGAAAGACCGTAAGTAAACAAAGTAGAAAATATTTTATCGCATTCATCTTggccacattaattgcatagattaatgttattattattaaagacCTGTTTCTACTGTACTGTTGAACACAGGAGACCCTAAGGATTTGTTTACTTTGTAATCTTACACACATGGACTTCATGACTAGTTTAACCAGCTCCCTagtctgcatccttgtagcctccaccagcctccagagaccttctgctcctccaacaaccgcataggCGGAACCAAAAGGTCTCTGACATGGGACGGTCTGTCCTACAGGAGGACTTCCTGCTTGTGTTATCAGCGCTGCTTCCGTTGCTTAGCAACCTGCGCAGCTTAATTTATGAGTACAGAGAAGGAAGATCAATTGAAGTGACGTATGCGGTCGAGCGACTCTGAGAGACAGACCTGTCTCACTGCCCGTCATACATACCGATGCCACATTTTCCACAGATGAGGATCTGGTTGTTTGGGTTTGATTGGCTGTCCGAGTTTGGTTCCGCCTCCTGACAAACCGAGCAGCGAGGCTCCTCCCCCGGCACTCCGGCTACAACGTGATTGGACAGAGATTGTGATTTACAGCCTAACAGAATCAGCATAATGGTGGGACACACTGACTGTGCCCTCTATTTTTAAGACATAAGAAGCGGAATGTGAAACATatatcctaaataaataaataataataaatacacagaGTGGGGGTGGAGCATCTGGCTTTTAATTAATTTTGGTGCAATAATCCCTTAAACAAAAAGTAGTGATCGTTACAGCCCTTGATGACTCTCTcactacctgtctgtctgtctgtctgtctgtctgtctgtctgtctgtgtacaTATTGGATGTCTTTCTCTCGATTAGTCTGTATCTCACCATGTTGGATGTCCTTACAGAGGACCCAGAACTTGGAGTTGTCCTCGAAGGTGACGAAGCAGCTCAGCCGTGGAGGGCTTACCTGTCCACCAATCAGAGACCAGAGATCAGCAACGACCAATCAGAGACAAACACCAGCCAATGACGAAATAATTGTGTCTTACTCTCTGGATCTTGCCCAGGTAGTAGAGTCCATCTGACCAATGACAGAGGACGAACTGTCCAACACTCAAACTAAACTGCGCCTCCTCTCTTGGGCTGTGCACTTTCCGACATGCCCCGCCCCCTTGAGCTACCTGAGGCTCCAGAGCACAGAAGGCTTCAATCAGGTCCTCAAACATCCTACAggtagagagagacaggaagagagagacaggttgAGTTCTCACCTCAACAACTCCTCTACTTTTAACAGTGATTCAGgtcaatcaaaataaaaaatatttagtttcaTAATTGTTTACATGAAACATTCAACAACAATAAACTGTCAATAATTCTAATCAATAACAAGAAGCTTcagtcaaaaataaatgaacgtttttattattaaacttTTATGAAGATCAATATAAGCAATCGGTTTCATTGGGTTAGGGTTTCATTGTTCTTGATCAGTTGCATTGATTTTGACCCATTTTATAGATGAGTGTCTCTCTGACAGGTTGTGGCTGTCATTCATTCTGAACTGTCAGCTTGGCGCATGCGCATAGACTCTCCCTTCATCACACCGCCCCCGGAGACAATTAACGGACAAGTCTGACACCAGTAACCCGGGTAAcatcctgtcaatcacacacacacggacgcacgcgcacacacacgcacacacgcacgcaccgcCAGCTGCGGTGGAAGTCTAACGGCTTTGGTAACTCAGCTGTAAAAACTGTTTACCGACATGAAGCTTCCGTTTACCGCAGATATCAACATGTTTATgaataatacatataaatatactaATGTATTAGTACATGCGTATAAAATGTGGAGCTGATCGGATGAAACGAAGCAAAGCTGTCTTACGTCCTGTGGTCCGGTATGTGTCCTCTCAGTGCCCCGGACTccagggagacaaacacacaaatgtccCGTCTCACTCTCCGTTAATCTATGTCTCGTCTATGCATCCGTATCTCTAtccgccttctctctctctcactttctctgctTTCGTCGCGCTAAACTTCAAACTTCGGCCGTCGCCATTTTGCACTTTTCCCGCGAATCACAGGAGGAGGTTTTCCATCAGCTACATAgcgtcatcatcgtcatcacgTTCATTGGCGTGGTCCTCACGTCACACCCGGAAGTAACGTGTTGCCATTCAGATTATAGACATTTATGTCATGATTCAGACCATCCAATCCTGAACTGaactttatcttttattttaaaagagacTGAATTACTGGCCCTTATTCTTTTAAATTTCTTGGCTTTTATAACCATTCATATTTGATAAATATAATCAATAATTTATTATACATTAACAACAATATGAAAGTCAATCAGCTTTATTAATCAATTGTTTAATTAGTCAGAGCTTAAACGTGTGaaggatttattctttgaataaAATCACAGATTATTGAATCATATGCTTtgaatccatccatcaatcaataTGAAAAGCATTTGGTCAGAATCagcaggaaacaaaacaaacttaaaTACGATAGCTATTAGTATAATTATTAGTACTAATAATTATTAGTACTAATAATTATACTAATAGCTATCGTTGACAAAATGGGTCAATTTAAGTTAAGGATTAACGATTCAGAAGTCAGGTTTAGGGGTTCAGAAATCAGGCTTAAAGGGCAGAAGTAAGGTTTAGGGGTCAGAGGGCAGCCTTGGGGCCCAAAGAATAGGTTCAAGAGTCAGAGGTTGGGTTTGAGGGCCCAAAAGTCAGGCTTGTAGGTCAGTGGTCAGAGGTCAGGTTTAAGTTCCAGGGGTCAAATGTAAGGGTCAGGGGCTCACAGATCTGGTTCAAGGATCAAAGGTCAGATGTACTATTTAGGATCATTTGATAAGGAGCCTGGTTTAGCATTGGGTCGTATCTTCATCTCTGTGAATCTGAGCGAGTATTGCCAGCCCGTCCAGCTGGACCATTCCACCCCATCGGCGTAGGAGGCGTGGCCTCCTTTCAGATACTGCCCGTTCAGGTTGGAAGTGTGGCAGTTACGGTACCACCAGGCGCCCTGGTAGTAGGCTGCACAGTTGTTCTCTGACTGGTCCTGGTCCCGGTCTTTGGTGGTGAACTGCATCCCAGAGTGCTTCAGGAGGGAGTCACCTGGAGCCCAGAAGAACACCTGATAGTACTTTGCCCATTTATACCTCCATAGTACAGCATCAGTACTTGTGCGCATACCTGCGGTCCCTGAGTACTGGTCCACCTCCAGCGGGTATCCGTCCTCCTCGGGGTTCACTGAGTCCCGACCCACAGAGAAGTCCCCGTAACGAGCGAAGGCTGTGGTGTTATCGAAGTCAGCCATGTCGATCCTTAACTCATAACCACCAGATCTGGTGAGGGAGTACATCCGCTGGAgacctgagagacagacaagcAGGGAGACGCTATGTATGTTTATTTGGGTCccaatgtgtatgtgtgggtctcaatatatatgtgtgtgtatttgtttgtgtgtgtatgtgtacctaGCCAGTGTTCTCCGGTATTTCTTCCAAATCCATCTCTGTAAGCCGTCCAGTCCCTGAAAAAGTTCACTGATCCGTCTTCTCTCCTCTGAATCACCTGAAAAcagttgttgatgatgatgtgattGGTGGGATGTGATTGGTGGAATGTGATTGGTGGGATGTGATTGGTGGAATGTGATTGGTGGGATGTGATTGGTGGGATGTGATTGGTGGGATGTGATTGGTGGAATGTGATTGGTGGGATGTGATTGGTTGGATGTGATTGGTGGAATGTGATTGGTGGGATGTGATTGGTGAAATGTCATTGGTTGAATGTGATTGGTGGGATGTGATTGGTTGGATGTGATTGGTGGAATGTGATTGGTGggatgtgattggttgaatgtGATTGGTGGGATGTGATTGTTTGAATGTGATTGGTGGGATGTGATTGGTGGGATGTGATTGGTGGAATGTGATTGGTGGGATGTGATTGGTGGGATGTAATTGGTGGAATGTGATTGGTGGGATGTGATTGGTGGGATGTAATTGGTGGGATGTAATTGGTTGGATGGGATTGGTGGAATGCGTGGTGGACTGTTAATGGTGGGATTGAGATATGAAAGTCAGATGAAAAAACTCTTGACACTCGAACAAAATAACtccgtgctgtgtgtgtgtctgtataaaTGTGTGATAGTTTGTGTGTTACACACTGTCCAGCCCCCTCCATCAGTGCTCATGTCGCAGTAAACCATGAAGCCTTCAGGATCATGAGTTGGAAATACAGAATAAACTCCATCCTCAGAACCACCGGAACTCAAGACCTCCGAGCAGTCTCTGGGTCTGAGAGCTGAGAGACAGAAATGTAGAGAGATTCagatggacagagagagagacaagtaCAGAGAGACAAGCACCGAGAGACAGACAAGTACAGAGAGAcaagcacagagagagaaaggtaaaAGGAGAtatagagggagggagaaagagagagattgaCAGAGAGAGACCACATGTAGACTGGACCGCCAGGACCCGGTTGTGAGGGTAATCCTGATATTGAGGGTGTATTACGTACTCTGTATCATATTACGTAATTTAATGTGTATATTAATGTGTATCAATGTGGAATAGGGTGATTACCTTGGGGGTTGCTGTCACCCAGGTGCAGGTCTTTGTTGACCCTCCTcatattctctgtctctctctggagGCTCAGTAGAGAATCACTGAAACCTGAGACCAGCTTCAACACACCTGACTGACTGTCAGACAGTACCTGTTCATGTAAGAAATATCACTTAAGGGAACATATATacgtacatatatacatatatatgtacgtatatatgtatatatacgtatatatatatataatatatattggagagagaaggagacgggAGTTACAGAGTTACagatttgttattattatttttataatgaCCTGGATGATGCGGCTTTGCTCGCTCTGCAACCCGTCCAGTCGCTGGTCCAAAACACCTTGACCTCTCTTCAGCGAATCAGCTTCCAGCCTCAGGTTGTGGGCGTGGCCTGACAGCACCTTTAGCTCCTCGGCCAGCTTGTGGTCCAACCCCGTGTCTTGCCAATCTTCTGCCTTGTGATTAGCGAGCGTCCGCAGCAGAGAGGTCTGCAGCGCCTCCCAGCGCAGGAAGCTCTCGCTGTAGTCAGGACAGTTTGGGTCCAGGAAGATGCTGATTGGCTCTCCTTCTGTGACACGTGACACCGACACCAGGGCGCCAGACTCTGTGGGATTGGTTGAGATCACGGGcgaagaggaggacggggagaaGACTCGGTCCCTGTTGCCGTTACATCAGCAACAGACACAGAGGTCAGAGAGAGATACtaacaaaaaacagacagacagacagacaggtgtgtTTACCTGCTAATGAAGGGCAGAGGATACTGGTTCAGGTACAGAATGATGACCGTTGCTGTGACAACAATGACTGCTGTGACGACCAGCGTAAAGACGGACCACAACAGGAAGCAACAGCATCtctgagtgcacacacacacactcacaatcatGAGTGAGCTTAAGACACGGTTACCGCCCCTCACTTCCCAGCATGCCTTGAGTCTTAAAGTTAACATCTTAATGGAGCTTAGTTGAAGAAATTTAGCCTGGTCTTCACTTCCCTTCTCACCTTGTCCACACCTCCCTTCTCACCAGGTCTTCACCTCCCTTCTCACCTGCTCCACACCTTACTTCTCAAAACTGAAAAACTCTTCAATGtggaaaaaagggaggaaacaaTTTGGGGTTCCAGTACTAAAGCCTGATATTTATGATGCTATGAGatgtgttaaggtgctttgctGGCATTCTGCTTTGGAAGTGTCACGGTGCTTTGGTTTTGTGGTGCTGTTGAAGGTGTTAGGGTCCtttgggtgggtggggtgtTGTTGTGTTATTGACCATGGTGGGTTAGGGTTGTTAGAGGTGGTGCTGTGTGTTGTTTAGTTATAGCTGGGTGTTATTGGAGGTGTTGTGGAGCTGTGGGTGGTGTTGTTGAAGTTTGGGTGGTGTTATAGTGCTATTGGTGGTGTTATTGGAGCTGTGGTGTTGCTTTGGGTATTGCCCTGGGGTAACGTAACCCCTGCAGTGTAAATCCTATCTCTGTGTTTATCTGTAGATCCTAAGAAGATCTCCGTAAAGGAGGCAGCTGTTTCAGATTAGAGACTCCAGATTAACAGGATTTAACTCACTGAAGGTCTGTtaccgtctctctgtctgtctctctgtctgtcctctctctgtcgTTCTCACTATCTATCCGTCTGACTTTCTCTCACTGTCTGTCCTTCCTGTTTATCTGTCTGcctgtccgtctgtctttcTTACAGTCTATCTGTCTATC includes:
- the phf19 gene encoding PHD finger protein 19 isoform X2; its protein translation is MFEDLIEAFCALEPQVAQGGGACRKVHSPREEAQFSLSVGQFVLCHWSDGLYYLGKIQRVSPPRLSCFVTFEDNSKFWVLCKDIQHAGVPGEEPRCSVCQEAEPNSDSQSNPNNQILICGKCGIGFHQQCHLPPVEGSISLSPWFCRRCVFALAVRKGGALKKGPIAKALSAMKQVLPYDLDSLDWDSQHRTNHQQCYCYCGGPGEWYLKMLQCFRCQQWFHEACTQCLQDSMMFGDRFYLFLCSVCNKGSEYVRRLSLRWVDLVHLVLYNLSVSSKKKYFELDEILTLVSASWEALQLGKLSHTPPSERGQHLLDALNKYKSKFLCGKEIKKRKCIFRLRTRVPPNPPSKLFPERSQSDAGLGQKKCPIRNSASAEKRKKKSKWLLEDAIPNNKLSCSWISNHHMANIFDFTLDELQSLKSGSSPSVSIDQDSTDASTSGSATTSASYHFRKVGSRKRKLPSNSYRHWASRSEGGEELRGEEPPGMLEDQEALTHLTTDSSHFLSDPTQIPSDSAHLHSSISSYFGVAGRLTNGETYQVLARRITPQGTVQYLLEWEGTTPY
- the phf19 gene encoding PHD finger protein 19 isoform X1; amino-acid sequence: MFEDLIEAFCALEPQVAQGGGACRKVHSPREEAQFSLSVGQFVLCHWSDGLYYLGKIQRVSPPRLSCFVTFEDNSKFWVLCKDIQHAGVPGEEPRCSVCQEAEPNSDSQSNPNNQILICGKCGIGFHQQCHLPPVEGSISLSPWFCRRCVFALAVRKGGALKKGPIAKALSAMKQVLPYDLDSLDWDSQHRTNHQQCYCYCGGPGEWYLKMLQCFRCQQWFHEACTQCLQDSMMFGDRFYLFLCSVCNKGSEYVRRLSLRWVDLVHLVLYNLSVSSKKKYFELDEILTLVSASWEALQLGKLSHTPPSERGQHLLDALNKYKSKFLCGKEIKKRKCIFRLRTRVPPNPPSKLFPERSQSDAGLGQKKCPIRNSASAEKRKKKSKWLLEDAIPNNKLSCSWISNHHMANIFDFTLDELQSLKSGSSPSVSIDQDSTDASTSGSATTSASYHFRRKVGSRKRKLPSNSYRHWASRSEGGEELRGEEPPGMLEDQEALTHLTTDSSHFLSDPTQIPSDSAHLHSSISSYFGVAGRLTNGETYQVLARRITPQGTVQYLLEWEGTTPY
- the fibcd1a gene encoding fibrinogen C domain-containing protein 1 isoform X1, whose product is MVVSVPIGKHYASKVSLNYRLLETARMMMNDRWTIMNNSSSELGSKQPNKHKRCCCFLLWSVFTLVVTAVIVVTATVIILYLNQYPLPFISRDRVFSPSSSSPVISTNPTESGALVSVSRVTEGEPISIFLDPNCPDYSESFLRWEALQTSLLRTLANHKAEDWQDTGLDHKLAEELKVLSGHAHNLRLEADSLKRGQGVLDQRLDGLQSEQSRIIQVLSDSQSGVLKLVSGFSDSLLSLQRETENMRRVNKDLHLGDSNPQALRPRDCSEVLSSGGSEDGVYSVFPTHDPEGFMVYCDMSTDGGGWTVIQRREDGSVNFFRDWTAYRDGFGRNTGEHWLGLQRMYSLTRSGGYELRIDMADFDNTTAFARYGDFSVGRDSVNPEEDGYPLEVDQYSGTAGDSLLKHSGMQFTTKDRDQDQSENNCAAYYQGAWWYRNCHTSNLNGQYLKGGHASYADGVEWSSWTGWQYSLRFTEMKIRPNAKPGSLSNDPK
- the fibcd1a gene encoding fibrinogen C domain-containing protein 1 isoform X2: MVVSVPIGKHYASKVSLNYRLLETARMMMNDRWTIMNNSSSELGSKQPNKHKRCCCFLLWSVFTLVVTAVIVVTATVIILYLNQYPLPFISRDRVFSPSSSSPVISTNPTESGALVSVSRVTEGEPISIFLDPNCPDYSESFLRWEALQTSLLRTLANHKAEDWQDTGLDHKLAEELKVLSGHAHNLRLEADSLKRGQGVLDQRLDGLQSEQSRIIQVLSDSQSGVLKLVSGFSDSLLSLQRETENMRRVNKDLHLGDSNPQALRPRDCSEVLSSGGSEDGVYSVFPTHDPEGFMVYCDMSTDGGGWTSTTHSTNPIQPITSHQLHPTNHIPPITFHQLHPTNHIPPITFHQSHPTNHIPPITFKQSHPTNHIQPITSHQSHSTNHIQPITSHQSHSTNDISPITSHQSHSTNHIQPITSHQSHSTNHIPPITSHQSHPTNHIPPITSHQSHSTNHIPPITSSSTTVFR